A genomic stretch from Coffea arabica cultivar ET-39 chromosome 10c, Coffea Arabica ET-39 HiFi, whole genome shotgun sequence includes:
- the LOC140015882 gene encoding uncharacterized protein — translation MNTQPESSDKTTATTQPEVTSPGVQLAELLAKFGEMASEMAAQKKLIDELVSSGVQPELPHVIQLQSEPFVIPTVQTTVPTQGRPLDQLYDQLRASGKIGTVPPPTYPYGMPVWYNPQAVCAYHSGAPGHATLDCKALKHKVQDMVESREIVIRKREPQGPNVNQNPLPEHVGVVMDDTEYMEQIKKLAIEAEVFGVTDQPFVIELPFEEDNKPFVLDLTPAENEALKPVVIEFPKQEPVLSLQQVPWNYDEPSIQIGENSTAKKEVSVVTRSGKTVNPFETTTPIQANSSEPPIKPTITEKEAVDFLKRLQRSEYNIVEKLSKSPAQITMLDLLFSSDVHRDALIDVLTRAQIPRDISVDNFSNVVGSVLFNKQIVFSDDELPTEGIGHNRALYITVRCNGKMLPKVLIDNGSALNICPWSTLEKLGLQDIKLRPSGTIVRGFDGAQRDPIGEADLSGAVPSSLHQLLKFVVNDKLITIFAEEDCLVITDSGVKEEGSQSVTMSPHSTSDIVSVSWITTEEQTLSKASVMMAREMIRGGYKFDKGLGRELQGILKPVKIVEKRDTFGLGFRPTAKDFKEMKERKRAEKEGRQRVFDIPPLRYTFPRPAEIITSEGNSTEEIEDSLSQLFIGAIFEDNFPNEAEFPDIPEGSISNWTAEFLPIRKEFR, via the exons atgaatactcaaccagaatcatccgataAGACCACAGCGACTACACAACCGGAAGTCACGAGTCCTGGGGTCCAGTTGGCAGAGTTACTTGCTAAGTTTGGGGAAATGGCCTCTGAAATGGCCGcccaaaagaaattaattgATGAGCTTGTCAGTAGCGGGGTACAGCCAGAGCTTCCGCACGTAATACAACTGCAATCTGAACCCTTTGTTATTCCTACAGTTCAAACTACTGTTCCCACGCAAG gtagGCCTTTAGACCAACTGTATGACCAGTTAAGGGCCTCTGGAAAAATTGGTACAGTACCACCTCCTACCTACCCGTACGGCATGCCCGTTTGGTATAACCCGCAAGCTGTTTGCGCGTATCATTCAGGGGCACCTGGGCATGCAACTTTGGATTGCAAGGCGCTTAAGCATAAAGTTCAGGATATGGTTGAGTCTAGAGAAATCGTGATCAGAAAAAGGGAGCCACAAGGGCCAAACGTAAATCAAAACCCCTTACCAGAGCATGTTGGGGTTGTTATGGATGACACGGAGTATAtggaacaaatcaagaaattggcaatagaagctgaagtgtttggagTCACGGACCAACCGTTTGTCATAGAGTTGCCATTCGAAGAAGATAACAAGCCTTTTGTCTTGGACCTCACGCCAGCCGAGAATGAAGCTTTGAAACCAGTAGTCATCGAATTCCCGAAGCAGGAGCCCGTATTAAGTCTGCAACAAGTGCCGTGGAATTACGATGAGCCTAGCATACAGATCGGGGAGAATTCAACCGCAAAGAAGGAAGTGTCAGTAGTTACCAGATCGGGGAAGACTGTAAATCCATTTGAGACTACTACTCCAATTCAAGCCAATAGTTCTGAGCCACCCATcaaaccaacaatcaccgagaaagaagccGTCGATTTCCTTAAACGACTCCAGAGAAGTGAATACAACATAGTGGAAAAGCTAAGCAAATCACCTGCCCAGATAACCATGTTGGACCTACTTTTCTCTTCGGACGTGCATAGGGATGCATTGATCGACGTATTAACAAGAGCTCAAATTCCGAGGGACATTtctgttgataatttttcaaacgtggTGGGGAGCGTATTATTCAACAAGCAAATTGTTTTTTCTGACGATGAATTGCCGACGGAGGGCATCGGACATAATAGGGCGTTGTACATAACAGTGAGGTGCAATGGAAAAATGCTGCCTAAGGTGTTAATCGATAATGGATCCGCACtgaatatctgtccttggagtaccttaGAGAAACTAGGATTGCAAGACatcaagctgaggccttcagggactatCGTTAGAGGGTTCGATGGAGCGCAGAGGGACCCAATAGGAGAGGCAGATTTA tctGGGGCCGTGCCGTCTTCGTTGCATCAATTACTCAAGTTCGTGGTAAATGACAAACTAATCACTATCTTTGCTGAAGAGGACTGCCTGGTGATCACCGATTCTGGAGTTAAAGAGGAGGGTAGTCAAAGTGTTACCATGTCCCCTCACAGCACATCCGATATAgtctccgtaagttggataACCACAGAGGAACAAACTCTCTCAAAGGCCAGTGTAATGATGGCCAGAGAAATGATTCGTGGAGGATACAAATTCGACAAGGGGTTGGGGCGTGAACTGCAAGGGATCCTGAAGCCAGTGAAGATAGTAGAAAAGAGGGATACCTTCGGTTTGGGTTTCAGACCAACCGCCAAGGATTTCAAGGAGATGAAGGAGCGTAAAAGAGCAGAAAAAGAGGGCCGGCAAAGGGTTTTCGATATTCCACCGCTACGGTATACTTTTCCCCGGCCAGCTGAAATAATCACATCAGAGGGTAATTCAACTGAAGAAATCGAGGATAGTTTGTCCCAACTGTTCATTGGGGCAATATTTGAAGACAATTTCCCGAACGAGGCcgaatttcctgacatccctGAAGGGTCGATTTCCAATTGGACAGCTGAATTTCTGCCTattcggaaggagtttcggtaa